The Drosophila simulans strain w501 chromosome 3R, Prin_Dsim_3.1, whole genome shotgun sequence genome contains the following window.
tACGTTTAACGGAAATTGTctgtaaattattaattttattattaaccTTTCTGTGAGTGATCAAATTCATTACGATTTTGTTAGATTTCTTGTAATTTTAACAGTTCATATTAACTCTTTTCAAAGGCTTGCCACTTTAGTTTTGACATTCAAGTTGTCAAgttgcatataaaataaatagaaaagtttttttttattaccgatttgcaaaaagcattaataaaacattaataaaataaaacaatactAGAAAATTAGCTAAAGCAATTTGTCAAGTTGATAAGGATGATGAGCATTGGTCCTATAACCTTCCAAGTATACCACAAGCGTTTGGTGAATGTGCTGCTTTTAACTCTGTCCAGGATGCTGGTCGTGTCCAGCTTTCTGGCGGATGCCATTTACATCTGCCAAAACTGGCGACTGGAGCAGAGCATTCTGAACATTAACTATGGATGCGGACGGATGGCGGCTGGAGTGTGCATCAGCCTGATGGCGATTGGACAATTTGTTGGCTCGGCGCTGATTGTGACCAGAAAGAGGATTTATGTGGGCACGGGTCTGCTTTGGCTGGCGGGTTACCTGCGGATGGCCCTCAATCCGACGCAGCGAAACCTCGCCAAGTATTTCCAGGTGTGCAATGTGATCAGTGCCCTGTTGCTCATAGTGCTGAGGTCTCGACGCACAGCCGTTGTCGCGTTCCTGCTGCTTACCATCGTGAACTGGAAGGATATGGAGCGGTATCTGTGGATCGTCTTCTACAAGTTCGGCGAGAAGCTCATGGCTTATCAGAAAAACTCCACCGTGGGACTGACGGGCCTACAGCATGGGGACATGCAAACCTTGGATGATCCGTCTTTGGCCTCGAGGGAAAGTTTCTGGCACAAAGTGTCCGTGGCTGGCGGATTTATCTTTATTGTCGTGAATGGCCATCTGAATATCATGTTTTAAACTGTCAGTCCATTCAGAAATAACACCCCTATATATGATGTCGCAAGAAACCGATCCGGAACCAAGTCTCGTACCGCAGCTAAAATGTGAGCCGACCAACACTGGCAATTTCCTTTGCCTGCACACATCGCCGCCTCTCCAGATCGCTCTGCACGGCATGTCGGCCCTCACCCACACGCGTTTGTCCAAGAACGCCTTCGATCTCTGTCTGGAACTGATGGAGGCGGGTGTCAAGTCGAAGGCCCTGGCGGACATAGTCCTGTACACACTGAAGTGCAAGAAAGATGCGAATTTGATTCATTCTCAGACGccataaaactgaaaatttcCTACAGACGGACACCTGCTGATTACTCTTATCGCATACGACCTCATCAACTCAAACCTCAAGCCTGGTCGTGATCACTCGAAGAAATCCCTATTTCGATAAGCAATATCAGTTATAATTCGCACACACTATTAGCGACCatcataaatatatgataaGAGACCAGCTACCCATTGTGTttggatttccattttcagacGTGCAAGATAAATTGGCAATAGTAGTTTCCTTTTAGAATATAACCGATCAATATATTTAATCTTAGTGAAAATCGCTTAAAGTTTGTACTtaataagtttttcatttgagAGTACTATATCAATCGTCATCTACTTTTATCCACGAGGAGCACGTTCCTGGCATCCTCCGCTGTCAGGTCCTTATCGCCCCAGCCCCACAGTTCGTGGCTACCGTCACCAGTGCGGAGCACCCGTCGCTGGATCACGTCGGGAGCCACCGTCTTGAGGTCGTAGGCCCAGCCGATCTTGGCGAACAAGTCGATGAAGGCCGTCGTTATGTTCAGGGAGTAGCGACCCCATTCGGCCGTCTTGTAGTCCCATGGAAACGCGTGATGGTAGTTGTGCCATCCCTCGCCAAAGGTGAAGGCCGATACATAGGCATTCTGGGTGGGATTCATGCTCctggatagatagatagcaacaacataataaatatgaaagtaCTCACTACCAGAACTAGTGATTACCTACTTGTCGTATGGCCGATTTCCGAATTTATGGGCCGCGCTGTTCACCAGCCAGGTCATGTTAAGCTGGAAGCACCACCTGAACATGGTGGCCACGAACCAGGAGGAGGCCAGCGTCTCATTCCAGTAAACCATTGGAATTACGGTGGGCAGAACGAAGCAGGCCAGCGGCATGAGGATATAGTAGTGcctataaatgatttttataacTGATTAAATGAGTCCTCAATTTGAACCCTCCAGGACTCCcttttataatttgcatttagaTTATTTTGAGCCCCGAAAAGCTAACAAATAATTACTTTCGTTGGAACATCAAGATGGGATCGGCGCGCAGGTCGGAGAGGTCCAGTCCCCTTCCCTTTTCCTTGATATCCGGATGCTTCTTGCAGAGCAGCCAGCCCACATGGGAGAAGAAAAATCCCCTGGTGGCGTTGTGTGGATCTGCATCAGTTTCCGAGAATTTGTGGTGGACGCGATGGTCACGGGCCCAATGGAAGACAGCATCCTGAAAGGCGATCGTATTGAAGATGACCAGTAGCAGGCGCAGGGGCCACTTGGCCTTGTAAGTGCGATGCGCCCACAGACGATGGGCACCGGCTGTAACGCCCAGCATGCCAATGATATATAATACGGCAGCTTTTGGGCACCAAAGGAACCGATTAGAAGGCAAATAATCCAAGACTAGAAGGTACATTCAGCTAACCGAAAAGTGTGGTGGCCAGTTTCGCCCTTGTGAATATGGAGTGCAGGCCATATAGAGCAGCCAGGTGGACCAATGCGAACAGGATTATATTCCGCCAGACTAGGGGTAGCCGACGCTTCTCAGCTCGTTTCAACTGGAATCTGTCGGTGGTCAGGTCACCGTCGACTGTTTGTGCATCGTCCTCGAAAAGGACGCCCGTTTCTTTGGAGGACTCATCCTGATGGTATATCCTTGAGTAGGGCGCCATATCGTCACCTTCTTTCACTGCACTTAACCACTGATTAGCACTATTATCCTTATCGTTTTAAGTTAAAAGTCCTTATCCGTTATGTAGTTCAGGGAACCGCCCTTATCCTTTCTCGAAATTAAGGGACAAATCCTTAAGTCCTTATCACGAATCAAAACGTTTGTTATGCGTAATAATTTGATTGATATCCTTGCACGATGCAATCTTGGTTCTTGGCCCGACCGAATCTGACACTTGCACTATTACTTCTGCCATTGGAATCACTGAAGCTCAAACATATAAGCTCACGTAATAGCAACTTGACTTCGCCTATAAAGCAGAAGCAACCATAATTATGAATGACCCCAGATCAGTGGTATTAGAATAGGCGGAACCTGAAGAACCTTTTCAGTCGTAGGTAGCTGGCGAGCtcataaatgaaaatgctaaTGGAAATTGTAAACACTTGGTTCGAAAACTCAATCCTAGTTCGAATTTAGATTTTACCAGAGATttccggtttttttttttttggtaccaacattgttttatgaaaatatcaTATATGTTTTAGATTAACCTAAGTTCTGTGAACTTATAAGCCATTGTTTACATCGAAGTGGTTCCGATTTCTTCACGTTCATTCGTTACGACCTGAATCGCTTTAATAATGAGCCGGAATCGCGTAGTATCGGTTCAAGAACGAATAATGATTCCGTAATAGGCATTTGAAGTGCTCATACACTTGTATGTCGAGGGGTGATCAAGAAAtctgaatgcatttttatgtaCATTTCAGTGAAATAACTTTAAGCGACAGTTGAAAAATCATAAAGCTTGAGAGAATATGaacaattaatataaagaGCTCTGTGCCAGCTTTTACTAGAGATTAAACTACAAAGTTCAAAGAACGAATTCACAAAATATCTCTTTTGCTTGTAATCTGATAAATTAATAAGTAAGCCATTCCAAAATGTAATATTCAATGTAATATTAGAAGATTAAAGCCATTCACATTTGAACCGTTTACGGCAATGTATTTGAATAAGTTAGAAAGGTCGAATGAATCAGTTTGAAACTGGTAATAGGTGCGTTAtgtacaaaattaaattaaatgatttggAACAGATAATTTTGTTTGGATAAGGCATAACTACTTTTCGTTTGGCTTATCCTTGGGATCTTTACTATCGACACTTTCAGCCGCACTTTCCTCGGCCTTCTTCGACTTCTTCTGTGCTTTTTCcgcttgcttttgcttttcggccTCAGCCAGAGCGGCCTCCTGTTCCTGCTTTAGTTTTTCCTTCTGCGCAGCAGCCTCGGCCACTTCCTCATCGTCCCAGTCCGCCATCGAGCGGTCGCGCTTTAGCCACGAATGCGTGGTGTCCGGCTTGAAGGCTGCATGGGAAAATAAGAGATTGAGAAGATGTACTGCCACTGGTGCTGAAGCAACTCACTCTGGTTGAACCATTTGATGCCGTTCTGCATGTCCTCGATGATCTCGCGGGACGTGAACATCACCTCGTTCTGCACCGCCTGGTGGAACGTTGAGGTCTCGAACGTGCTCGAGTAGACCGAGTTGCGATCGTGGATGAGCGCGCGTTGCGGGAACTTGGCCAGACAGGTGGCCAGCTCCAGGGCATTGCCCAAGGCCGTGCCCGTGGGCACAATCCTGTTGACCAGACCAATGTCGTGAGCCTCCTGGGAGCCCACCGGACGTCCCGTGAGTATCAGGTCCAGGGCACGCGACAATCCGATCATGGCCGGCAGCCGAATGGTGCCGGCATCGAGCATAGGCACACCAAAGCGTCGATTGAAAAATCCCAGTACTGCGGACTCCTCCATCACGCGCAGATCGCACATGAGAGCCAGTTCCAGACCGTTGGCTATGCAGTAGCCATTGATGCCGCACACCACCGGCTTCTTGATCTGACGACGCGTGGGACCCACGGAGCCCTCCGGTCGCATCAGGATGTCGACGCTGATCTCCTCCTTCTCGTCGGTGCTAATCTCTAGGATGTCGAAGCCGGAGCAAAAGGAGCCGCCCACGCCGTACAGCACGGCCACCGGCGAGGTGTCGTCCGCCTCGAAATTGGCGAAGGCGTCGCAAAGCTGCGATGCAGTGAGCGAATCGATGGCATTGCGCTGCTGCGGTCGATTGATGCCGATCAGCGTGATGTTCTTGTCCTTTTCCACCAGTATGTTCTTCGGTGGCGAAGCCTCTGCCTCCTGGGTCGCTGGATCTGCAGCAATTGAACGGTTACTACTTAAGTAGTAGTCCACATTATGTCACCGGCTTTTTCGCCGACTTACATACCTTTGTGCAGCGCTTTTGTCGAGGAAAATGTGCGACTCGCGGCGGTGAAACGTGCTTGCTGACCCACCTGCTGGGCCAACAGACTGCCAAATTTGCGGAGCATGATCTAAGCCAAAATGGCAATCAATTATTCTGCACAACGGAGAGCAACAAGCATAAAGACTTAccggaaaattaaatattggtCAGATTTCGTAAAAACAATTCGATAGTAATTGTCTTACAGAGCTGCCACCATTTTGTGGCAATCCTATTGTGCTAGCTTTTTCCCGCTAAACTTAGCTATTTTAAAGCtttgttggcttggcagtAAATTATTAACATAACGCAActcaatttgtttaataagaTGTTAGGATATCCTTACAAAAAgtatcaaaaattataattattataattgttatattttaaatattttataaagttttcTTCAGTGCGTACAGAAACAGTTGGCAGCACTGCTTTTGTAAGATGcgttttggcattttcaaAAGGCGTTAGTGTATTTTTGTGGCGTCTCACTGAAGTTGTTGCAAAAAATTGGCATTAAGCTgtgaaaaatacattttaaacttgataaataaataatggtcGTGGATATGGACACCAGCGAGACAGCCGTGGAGCTCACGGAGGCGGAGAACGAGCTGTACGACAGACAAATCCGACTCTGGGGTCTGGAATCTCAAAAACGGTGCGTGCAAAAAAGCCGGCATTCCGCAATGGCGCTATAATGcgctaaaatatattttcaatttcagccTTCGCACGGCCAAGATTCTCATCGCCGGACTGTGCGGCCTGGGCGCCGAGATAACCAAGAACATCATCCTGTCCGGAGTGAACTCCGTGAAGCTACTGGACGACAAGAACGTAACCGAGGAGGACTTTTGTTCGCAATTCCTTGCCCCCCGTGAATCGCTGAACACCAACCGTGCCGAGGCATCATTAACACGGGCACGTGCTCTCAATCCCATGGTGAACATCTCCGCCGACCACGAGCCCTTGAAGGAGAAGGCCTCGGAGTTCTTTGGCCAGTTCGATGTGGTGGTGGTCAATGGCGCGACCAACGAGGAACTGTTGCGCATTGACACCATTTGCCGAGACCTGGGAGTCAAGTTCATAGCCACCGATGTGTGGGGCACCTTCGGGTTCTACTTTGCCAGTCTGCAGAAGCACAGCTACGTCGAGTAAGTCTCACTATCTACCATTGCTCAGAAACAGAATTTAAGTCTTTGCTGCTAACTTAATGTCCATTTTTATTCCAGGGATGTTATCAAGCACAAGGTCGTAGCCAATTCggagaagaaaaagaagtatGAAACGGTGTCCATTCCAACGCAGCGTGATGTCGAATATCCCGGCTACTCTGCTTGGCTTGATTTTGATGTTACCGAGCCTAGTTATTTGCGCAAATTGAAGCGCAATGGACCGGGTGTTTTGCTGTTAAGTGTGCTCCAAAAGTTCCGCACAACCCACAAGCGCGATCCCAGCTACAAGACTCGAGAAGCTGACCTGGAATTGCTTCGCGGAATTCGCGACGAACTGCTGCCCAACTCTATACTGGGCGACGAAGCTCTGGGTATGATTTTTGCGCAGATCTCGCCAGCGGTCGCTGTTGTTGGCGGCGTTGTGGCCCAAGAGGTCATCAAGGTGGTTACTAAATTGGAAGCGCCTCACCGTAATCTGTTCGTTTTTGACCCCGAAACTTGTGCCGGATACGTTGAGGCCATCGAAGCGAAATGAATTTAACCACTAAAgtcttatatattaaaaatctgAATATCAAATAACACCAgttgtaaaattttatttgttttttaatgtcCCGTACTTATTAAGAAAGCTTAGCTTGTGGTAATCTTAGCGGGGCGTTTAAGCTTAGGGGATGCTGGCCAAATAGTCCTTGATGGAGGCGGGGTCCAGGCGCTGGAATCCGTTCTGATCGCAGATTCCGATCTCAATGTTGTCGGCAGTCATTTTTCCCTCAAAACCTTCCTTCAGCGTAAGGATGGCGGTGTGAACAGCGTCGTCCAGCTCCAGATCTTCGCTGTAGCTGAAGGTGGATGACAATATGTGTGACTTGCGACTTTAATGGGTGTACTATTATTGGTGCTTACCGCTTCTCCAGGAAAGTTTTGCCGTTCACTGCGTTCTTGCCCATGGCAGTGGCCTTCCAGGCAAAGTAGGCGCCCGAAGGATCGGATTGGTAGAGATACGGACGATCATTGTCCCAGCCGCAGATCAGTAGGGAAACGCCGAAGGGACGAACGCCACTGTTGGTGGGATTGGATACGATTATCCGTGGGAACTCAAAGTGGAGGACAGCGCGGACACTTACCCGGACTGAGTGTACTCCTGCATGAGCGTGGCCACGCGCTGCACCAGCTGCGACACTGGAATAGGCTCCTTGTAGGTCAGGTAGTAAGTCTGGGCGATCTTGCGGGCCTGCTTGACCAGCAGGCGGTAGTCCGGACCCATTCCCGAGTACACCATGCCGATGTGGTTGTAGATCATCTCCACGCGATGTACACTGTGCTGCTCATACAGCGGTGACTTGTGTTTGTTCTCTGTGGCAATGACGACGCCGTTGGAAGCtacagccaaaaaaaagaaaagaaagtgTGTTAGTTGAATGCACAGGACTGGCTGCACGTCATACTAACCTATAATGCCCACCGAGGGAGCTCCGCCGGATACGGCCGCCAATGCATACTCCAGTTGGACGAGTTTTCCGGAAGGACTGCAAACGATTGAAAATTGTACTTATTGCCCAGTCATGGCGGCAGGTTGAGTTGCGCGGGGCGAAGCGAATGCTCTGCTCGGGCTATAGCGATGCTCTCACCTGAACGTGGTCAACGAAAAGCTATAGCGTTCGGTAGCCATATTTCCTGGGCCGCAAATGCAGTTATTTGATGTGTAAAATGAAAAAGCCGACTTATTTCGcacagaaacaaaaatgaCACAGCAATTGGGCGGCAGTGTGACCGAATGCTGAATGCCAAATATGGTACAGCTCGATCAGGGGGACTGAACAAATGggcacacttttgaaaatcaaaacttcaaaaaatattgaaactcatttatttgttttcgccTACTTTACTTATCATTACATTATTTCTAAGATAATTCTAAACTAATTAGTTTTAATCCGAGTTTATGCCGCAGTGGTTTGTCCGCAGGTGTCGTCCAAGACTGGACTTCTGTGTGTATCGGGCTGAGCAGTGTGAACACTTGAAGGGTTTTTCTCCCGTATGCGTTCGCAAGTGTTCCTCGTGGTCTGCGCTTCTCGCAAACTCCTTGGAGCAGTGGGAACACTTGAAGGGCAATTCTCCCGTGTGCGTTCGCAAGTGCATATGAAGAGACGAGCTGGTTGTATAGGACTTCGAGCAGTGGGGACACTCGAAGTGGTTTCTTCCAGTATGCTCTTGCAGGTGCACCAGCAGTTGCGAGCTTAGCTTAAATTCCTTCGAGCAGTGGGAACACTTGGGGGGCTTTTCTCCAGAATGATCAAGCAAATGCACCCGAAGATGCGTACGACATTTGAAGTCCTTGGAGCAGTGAGCACACTTAAAGGGTCGCTCTCCCGTATGCACTTCCTGATGCTCCACAAGATGTGACTTCTTGAAGAAAGATTTCGAGCATTCGGCGCACTTAAACTGCCGCTCTCTTGTATGCGAACGCACGTGGACGCGGTAAAGTGACCTCGTGGCAAAGGTGGCTGAGCACTGGGAACACTTAAGGGGCTCTCTTCCTGCGTGCTCAAGTATGTGTAGTTGAAGACTCGAATTCTTTGCAAAGGTCTCTGAGCAATGGGAACACTTAAATGGGTCTTCGCCCGCGTGCATTCGCAAATGAATTTGCAAGCCATCATTCTGAAGAAAAGTCTTCGGGCACTGTGTACACTTAAAGGATCTTTCGGCGTGCGTCAGCAAGTGCTTTTGTAGAATTGACCTGAGCTTAAAACTCTTCGAGCAGTGGGAACACTTAAAGGGCCGTCCCTCCTTATGAGTTCGCAAGTGATCCTTGAGATGCGAACTGTTTTTAAATGCCTTTTCGCAATGGGTACACTCAAAGGGTCGTTCTTCACTGTGCGTGCGTAAGTGTACCGTAAGATACGATTTTCGCGCAAACGACGTTGCGCACTGGGAACACTTGAAGTGCCGCTCTCCAGTGTGCTCAAGCAGATGTTGTTTAAGCGATGAATCCTGGGTAAAGGTCTTTGAGCAGTGGGAACACTTATGAGGTCGCTTCTCGTGTTTGAGCAAGTGTCGCTTGTAATGCAACCTGCGTCTAAAGCTCTTGGAGCACTCGAACGGACGTTCTTCTGCATGAAGTCGCAAGTGTGATTCgaggttttccttttttgtaaACGCCTTTTGGCATTGGGTACACTTAAACGTATCTGTTCGCTTTCGCAAGAGGCGCTTCTCTGCTATTTTGGATTTACATGTCTTCAGCATCGACGGGACGCTTGTAACTGGCTCCAAATCTTTGTCATAAATACAGGATTCCTCGATctttatttcgttttcaagCTCTTCGAAGTCGCTGTTAGAAATGAAGATTAATTCTTCCTCGAAAGTGTCTTCTTGTGTTGGTTCGTTCTTAACGAGGCCTTGATCTACGTTCGCCAGATCCATAGTTCTGAAAACTATTAACATTAGGAGTCATCTCTATTGCGATTTCAAAATACTTACGAATAACTTTATGCGCTTTTAAGTCGATTGTAGTGCTGGAATTTCTTACAACAAAAGGGTAAGACCATCAACATAAAAATCAGAACGTTGCTTGTACACAAAGCGTTTTCCTGGAACTGATTGAAGCCTTGTTGCACTAGCTACAACTACAAAATTATGCAGATTTAAAAACACCAGTCTCCGTATTTTATTCAATCGATTTATGCATTCTAATGTAGTAAAATGTTCAATTgttcaaaatgtttgccctcaaaaatattaattaagcgGTATATTTTGAAAACGCGTTTAGCCCCTCTTTGAAGTCGTTTTTTACCGGTTCGGCTTTGGTCACACTGTTTACCTATCTGTTAAAGAAAACAGAACGCTGCGGCGTtgcgaaaataattaaaaattcatccCCACAGGAATATGGTTCGCGGAGCTCTCCGAGGTGGCCGCCCCATGCGCGGCGGCATACGTCCGCCGTTCAAAAAGACATTTGTGCCGCGCCATCCCTTCGATCTGACCCTCGCGGAGGTCTTCTTCCCCAAAGTTCCATCCGCCGGCGCCGTTGACGATTCTGCTTTGACTGCggtaaatcaataaatttctTGCGTCTCCAAGGTGTTTGCAATGGGAAAACAATCTACATTTCAGGCGCTGCTGAAGCGTAACCAGGACCTGAGTCCCACTCCCAGCGAGCAAACGGCTATTGGCAATCTAGTGACCAAGGTGCAGGCTGTTCTCGACAATCTGGTGGTTGCACCCGGGGATCTGACCACTTGTGTAAGTACATTACACCACTCCCTGATATTTGCATGTTGAGACTGTTCTGGTTATTCCACAGCAACTGGAGGAAGTGCGTCAGGTTGGCTCCTTCAAGAAGGGCACCATTCTGACGGGCAACAATGTAGCCGATGTGGTTGTTATACTCAAAACACTGCCCACCAAGGAGTCCGTCGATgcgctggccaaaaaagtgGAGGCCGACCTGAAGGCCAGCATGAAGACTGAAGTTCTGACCAAGGGCGATCAGCACACCGTACAGATCCATGAGCGCGGCTTCGACATCGCCAACGTGCATGCTAAGGTGCGCATTCTGATCGCCACCTTGCCGCAGAATCTGCGCAAGCTAGAGCCGGAGATCCATTTGGATCACAAGCTGATGCAGAGCCATCTGGCTGCCATTCGGCACACGCGGTGGTTCGAGGAAAATGCCCACCATTCCTCTATAAAGGTGCTCATTCGTATTCTCAAGGATCTCACCAGGCGCTTCGACGCCTTTTCGCCGCTGTCGGCGTGGATGCTGGACCTGATCGCCCATCTGGCCATCATGAACAACCCGTCGCGACAGGCACTGCCCATCAACCTGGCCTTCCGTCGCGTCTTTCAGCTGCTCTCCGCCGGGCTCTTCCTGCCCGGCTCGGCCGGCATCACGGATCCCACCGAGCCGGGACACATCCGTGTGCACACTGCCATGACATTGGAGCAGCAGGATGTGTGCTGCTATACATCTCAGACGCTGCTCCGCGTGCTGGCCCACGGCGGATACAAACACATTTTGGGACTGGAGGGCAACACCAGCGTTGTGCGCGAAATGTCCGTCTGGAACGGAGTGTGCATTTCCCCGCTGACCGCCGTCTACGAGAAGCCAACGGACAAGAAGGAGGGCGACATCGAGGAGGACATCGACATGATCGAGAATGAGAACGAAGACGACGGCAGCGACGATGGCGCCGAGTAATACAGCCCAAGCTATTCATTtacaattgtatttaaatttcaaacccATGATTCAATTGATTATACTACTCCCAAGTATGGGTTCATCCTCACCAATATTGCCTGCCAATTCCTTGCCTACCAAGTCCAGGTAATCCTCCGCTGTCAGGCCGCTGGGTTCACTGACCTTAATGGCCATATCTGCCAATTGCAACCTGTAACCCTTATTGAGGTTCCTAGCTGCCACAATGGATTTACCCAGTTTATTTCGGCAGGGCAGCTCGCAGGGTAAAATGGTTTTAGACTCAACGTGCTGAAGAGCTGCCTCTAGTTCCTCACCTCCATTTAACTTTTGAACTATTTCTTGTGGAGACATGGGAACTGAAGAGAGTTTAAAGTTGGTGATGGCTGTAGTCAGAGCTTTTAGTTCTTGCGGCTCCAGGGAGCAGCGATGATCGGAGCCCTTCTGACTCTTGTCCAGCGTAAAGTGGCGCTCCACTATGCGTGCTCCCAGCAAAACGGCTGCCTGGCTAATGACCACTCCCAGCTCATGACCCGAGTACCCAATTGCCACATTGGGAAAGCGCCTCCTTAAGACGGATATCAACTGCAAGCTGCAATCTTCGGGGTCAGTTGGGTACGATGAAACGCAGTGCATTAGAGCGAAGTCCTCTTTTCCTGACTCCCTCATAGTTTGCACAATCCTCTCCACAGTTTGCATAGTCTGCATTCCTGTGGAGATCACCAGGGGCAAGTTCAAATTGGCGGCCTTTTTGAGAAGCGGAAAGTTGTTTGCATCTCCGGAGCCAATCTTGATGAAGGGAACATTTAGATCGGCAAGGAACTCCAACGATCTCTGTTAAAGAAATCATATATGCATAATATATATGTGATTAATAACTATTTAGGCAAGGAAAAGGTAATCTTGAATGAATATCAAAGCCCTTGAAAACTCCcttataaatatacttttaaaaactGTGTCATTTctaacaattaattaatatcaaCCTCATCCATGGCGGAAGCCGTAAAGTCCACATTTAACTCCTTGCAGTGGGCCTGCAGCTGGAGATACTGATCCTTGGAGAACTCCAGATACTCCTTGTGCTCTCCGTAGGTTTTTCCCCAGGCGTGATCGCTGATATATTCGCGATCTAGAGCGGATCTCGTAAACTTTGCTGGCAAATCGGATTTTTGAAACTTGACGCAGTGGCAACCGGCTTTCTTGGCCTCCCATATCATTTTCTTCGCTGTTTCCACACAACCTTGgtggttttggccaatttccgcTATAATATAGACGGAATCAACTACTTTTCCGCTTATAATATCGTTTAACagcattttgattaaattgaaACCCGCCTATTTAAcagttaattaaatga
Protein-coding sequences here:
- the LOC120284204 gene encoding uncharacterized protein LOC120284204 produces the protein MMSIGPITFQVYHKRLVNVLLLTLSRMLVVSSFLADAIYICQNWRLEQSILNINYGCGRMAAGVCISLMAIGQFVGSALIVTRKRIYVGTGLLWLAGYLRMALNPTQRNLAKYFQVCNVISALLLIVLRSRRTAVVAFLLLTIVNWKDMERYLWIVFYKFGEKLMAYQKNSTVGLTGLQHGDMQTLDDPSLASRESFWHKVSVAGGFIFIVVNGHLNIMF
- the LOC6728349 gene encoding uncharacterized protein LOC6728349, with product MMSQETDPEPSLVPQLKCEPTNTGNFLCLHTSPPLQIALHGMSALTHTRLSKNAFDLCLELMEAGVKSKALADIVLYTLKCKKDANLIHSQTP
- the LOC6728351 gene encoding acyl-CoA Delta-9 desaturase isoform X1; this translates as MAPYSRIYHQDESSKETGVLFEDDAQTVDGDLTTDRFQLKRAEKRRLPLVWRNIILFALVHLAALYGLHSIFTRAKLATTLFAAVLYIIGMLGVTAGAHRLWAHRTYKAKWPLRLLLVIFNTIAFQDAVFHWARDHRVHHKFSETDADPHNATRGFFFSHVGWLLCKKHPDIKEKGRGLDLSDLRADPILMFQRKHYYILMPLACFVLPTVIPMVYWNETLASSWFVATMFRWCFQLNMTWLVNSAAHKFGNRPYDKSMNPTQNAYVSAFTFGEGWHNYHHAFPWDYKTAEWGRYSLNITTAFIDLFAKIGWAYDLKTVAPDVIQRRVLRTGDGSHELWGWGDKDLTAEDARNVLLVDKSR
- the LOC6728351 gene encoding acyl-CoA Delta-9 desaturase isoform X2, producing the protein MAPYSRIYHQDESSKETGVLFEDDAQTVDGDLTTDRFQLKRAEKRRLPLVWRNIILFALVHLAALYGLHSIFTRAKLATTLFAAVLYIIGMLGVTAGAHRLWAHRTYKAKWPLRLLLVIFNTIAFQDAVFHWARDHRVHHKFSETDADPHNATRGFFFSHVGWLLCKKHPDIKEKGRGLDLSDLRADPILMFQRKHYYILMPLACFVLPTVIPMVYWNETLASSWFVATMFRWCFQLNMTWLVNSAAHKFGNRPYDK
- the LOC6728352 gene encoding probable enoyl-CoA hydratase echA8, with protein sequence MLRKFGSLLAQQVGQQARFTAASRTFSSTKALHKDPATQEAEASPPKNILVEKDKNITLIGINRPQQRNAIDSLTASQLCDAFANFEADDTSPVAVLYGVGGSFCSGFDILEISTDEKEEISVDILMRPEGSVGPTRRQIKKPVVCGINGYCIANGLELALMCDLRVMEESAVLGFFNRRFGVPMLDAGTIRLPAMIGLSRALDLILTGRPVGSQEAHDIGLVNRIVPTGTALGNALELATCLAKFPQRALIHDRNSVYSSTFETSTFHQAVQNEVMFTSREIIEDMQNGIKWFNQTFKPDTTHSWLKRDRSMADWDDEEVAEAAAQKEKLKQEQEAALAEAEKQKQAEKAQKKSKKAEESAAESVDSKDPKDKPNEK
- the LOC6728353 gene encoding SUMO-activating enzyme subunit 1; protein product: MVVDMDTSETAVELTEAENELYDRQIRLWGLESQKRLRTAKILIAGLCGLGAEITKNIILSGVNSVKLLDDKNVTEEDFCSQFLAPRESLNTNRAEASLTRARALNPMVNISADHEPLKEKASEFFGQFDVVVVNGATNEELLRIDTICRDLGVKFIATDVWGTFGFYFASLQKHSYVEDVIKHKVVANSEKKKKYETVSIPTQRDVEYPGYSAWLDFDVTEPSYLRKLKRNGPGVLLLSVLQKFRTTHKRDPSYKTREADLELLRGIRDELLPNSILGDEALGMIFAQISPAVAVVGGVVAQEVIKVVTKLEAPHRNLFVFDPETCAGYVEAIEAK
- the LOC6728354 gene encoding proteasome subunit alpha type-2; translated protein: MATERYSFSLTTFSPSGKLVQLEYALAAVSGGAPSVGIIASNGVVIATENKHKSPLYEQHSVHRVEMIYNHIGMVYSGMGPDYRLLVKQARKIAQTYYLTYKEPIPVSQLVQRVATLMQEYTQSGGVRPFGVSLLICGWDNDRPYLYQSDPSGAYFAWKATAMGKNAVNGKTFLEKRYSEDLELDDAVHTAILTLKEGFEGKMTADNIEIGICDQNGFQRLDPASIKDYLASIP
- the LOC6728355 gene encoding zinc finger protein OZF — translated: MDLANVDQGLVKNEPTQEDTFEEELIFISNSDFEELENEIKIEESCIYDKDLEPVTSVPSMLKTCKSKIAEKRLLRKRTDTFKCTQCQKAFTKKENLESHLRLHAEERPFECSKSFRRRLHYKRHLLKHEKRPHKCSHCSKTFTQDSSLKQHLLEHTGERHFKCSQCATSFARKSYLTVHLRTHSEERPFECTHCEKAFKNSSHLKDHLRTHKEGRPFKCSHCSKSFKLRSILQKHLLTHAERSFKCTQCPKTFLQNDGLQIHLRMHAGEDPFKCSHCSETFAKNSSLQLHILEHAGREPLKCSQCSATFATRSLYRVHVRSHTRERQFKCAECSKSFFKKSHLVEHQEVHTGERPFKCAHCSKDFKCRTHLRVHLLDHSGEKPPKCSHCSKEFKLSSQLLVHLQEHTGRNHFECPHCSKSYTTSSSLHMHLRTHTGELPFKCSHCSKEFARSADHEEHLRTHTGEKPFKCSHCSARYTQKSSLGRHLRTNHCGINSD